The region ATAACCTTCCCTGGACAGAAACCTCAACTACATAAAGGCAAACCAGAACCTGTTAAAGCGTCGATCTCTCAAAGAGGAGGAAATAAGAAAGTCTCTTTGATAGAAAACTTGGAACCATATGGTATCGACCCACAAAAGTTTGCTCATGACATACAGATCAGTTTAGCTTGTAGTACATCCGTGAGTCCATTACCAGGGAAAAATAGAGGTCAACAGGTTCTTATACAAGGAAATCAGTTAGCTCATATCTTACAACTTCTCAAAGGTATTCATCATtctattatcaaatgaaattaaaggtGAAGTATATGTACGGTATTCATTATATagaattttgaactttttcaGGCAAATATCAACTGAAGGACAAGTATCTCTCTGGGTTTGAAAAagcaataaaaccaaagaaAGGAGCAAGATGATTTCTTGCACCGTATGGGAAatttatataaataaaatGGTGTTAAGTTTGATTCAATATTGCTTTCATTTGTTATCTATTAGTGTTCCATGAATACATTCACCCAACACAAAGATAATTTTTCCTCGGGTACCCTAGTGAtttggatgaagtctctttaAAATCACACGTCGTGGTGGTTTGAGGATTTCCTCGGAATCCGGACAATACTTTAGTCTACAGTGGCCATTCAAAGACTTTGGCAAGCGATCATGAGCAGTTACTATATCTATCGTGGGCGGCAATCACTATAAAGTGCCACTGCTTTCTCTGGACTAGATTTCCTGGAAAATGCTTACCTACCACAAACCATGCAGTTGGCCAAAACCTGGTTAAAACGAACATCATGGAGAacaaatgtttgttataaccgaCAGTTCATTATCCAGTATTGAAATTATCCCTTTTGGAACGATATTCTTGGTTTGTAATAAATAACCAATAGATTGTTATACCCGaggtcgttataacgaggttcagCTGTACCCAATTTCGATAATGAAAGGAGTGGAAGAATTGCGTTTATCTCATCTTGACAATGGCATCCTCTGAAACGGATCTCATCCGGTATCTGTTATTCATGTAGTGAACTGGATCCATAGTTCCACTTTCTCAAGACGTGCGATCATTTACTGGGAATTTCTCAtttgattcattgaaaaattaagaggtttctttaaatatttaacttttgattttattttaacaAAATTTACACGCATACAGAATCCTATTAAATTCAAGTGCATCACTTCGCAGTGAGAAAACCTGACACTCAGTAAGGAATGTATATACCTGTATTTCAACAACTACCGTATCGTCAAACTGACTGTGTAATTGTACATGTACTGCACGTTTGTATACATAGTAAAAACACTATATACCGTTACGTACattcagaaaataatgattggTTTATGTTCGAACCTCATAAAAACTTGGTtagaattatgaattatgaGCGCTACAACAGTTACAGTCTGAACATGAACCATGCTTCGATATAACATAAAACAATTtacaatttgatttttatataatattgATTAATTGTAGACCAATATGAGTGGATACTTGAGAAAATTGTGGACGCTATTTTTTGAGATACCTAGTGAGAGATTAACTTGAAAAACCGAGAACAAAATCATTTGGAATTCAAACTCCAGTCATAGTGCAAGTATGAGAttttgtaattctttttgttgATCAGTTCttgtaattgtaatttcttaTCGCCAGTGCTCATATGAAAACATATCCACTCAAGCATCTGAAAATACAAGTCATATGAACTAGTGATAGTTTTTCGGAAACCGACTCAAATCTTTAactatcaattacattaactCTATCTACCTCTTCATCATTTTGGCCGAAGTCTATCTTATACCAATTGAAAATCTTGGAGAGATTCACCTTGCTTTTAGATATATCTATGCTGACGCCTTCATCTCCTTCAAGAAATGCTTCAGTAGCAAGTTGCAACTCATTGTCAACATCCTTGAAATGCCATTAGATATTAGAACAGAATGTATTATTAAACAACTGATCCAGGGCTATTTCACAGAAAGACAACATTTTAGTGTTACAGTTTCCTAGTAATGTGAGAAATCCCActataacgaagccaagattgaaaaattctatatcagaatgattatatttgaggagcgacgtttcggctaacaactgttagccatcatcaggtgtacTGACGCcagatttctctcgttatcatcatacacggatattgtgtatcttctcgtctttTCCTAAGAACGTGTTATCATTACGAATGAAACTTCAAGTTGTACTGAGAATTCGACCTCTGGTAATTATAGCATTTGCACACCGTTTTACTCACTTGAGTTGAATAGGTTTTAATAGGAGGACAGCTCTTGGCTCCACAGACAAGTGCAAAGTGTATTTTTGGATCTGCCTTATCAAGAGCTATATTCAAGCGTGGATCATTTTGACCAAATGGCTTTGAAATCatacctaaaatagaaaaacagtgtcatgaatattttgccaaaaagGTACATGTAATTTTAAAGCAAGTAATGCAtttttctattagaaaattgTCTTACCCATTCCTTTACGATTGCCTCTCAGAACACCATTTTCAATAGCCTGTAGTGAATATTCACTGCCACCTATCATATACTTCACAGTGTTGAAAAACTATAAAACCAGCATTATAGTATAAATATGTTTCTCTGAAGATGGCAGttgttgataaatttgaactGAAAACTGTACCTTCCATCTTTGCCAGAGATTTACTGGAGGACCTTTCACCACAGTAGCATGAATTACAAGTGCATTGTAGACATTAATGAAAAATGCCAGTGTTTCCTCTCGACTCAAACTGTTCATGTTTAATCGCTGTAACTCTTGTGTAAGACGcacatatttttgaaattcgggACTTTTACCAATTCCTTTATAGTCCACTGTCTAAAATTGAATACATGTATCATGAAACGTAATAAGTAATACTTAATCGaattaagagtttttgttaaaCTTTACCTTGCCATCTTTAGAAAGATGCTTGGAATAGATTAGCAATATCAACTTCCTCAAATTTTCACTTAATTCACCAGCTGTAGGAAAAGAGCAGAATGCAGagttattatttctattttgagCAATCATTCAGAGATATAAGGGAGGTTTACCTGAGCTAACCTTGCATTCAGAAACAGAACCAGAGTTAAGAGCCAATGAATCATCATCCTCCATTAGACGATAATAAACGTCGCTGTCTTGAAAAATCTCCTCTTTATGAACATTATGACCAAAATGTCTATCAATAAGTTGCTGTCCCATTTCTATTGCTGTTACTCTCTCTACAAATAGTAGAAAACAGcaatgatttcaaaatctgaaGCTTGAAAAGTGAATCACTGTTTAAGTCTCAAATATGTTACATACCCACATTTTTAGTATTGACAACCCAATCAACAAATTTCTTCCCAGAAAATGAATTCTTATGCACAGTTAAAATACCAGACCGGTTATCTTGTATGAGACCACTTTGTTTCAGTTCCGTCACAAGTCTTGCATATTCGTCAGGTTCACATATAAAATCACTTGGATCTAAACAAAAATAAGAATCTATTAGTTTAAGAAGCTAATGCTGAAATTATATAAATTACATCAATATAATATACCATGAGAGGATACAGCAGTGCTAGGATCTGGTATTTGCGGAGCATCAGGTGGGACAGTATTATTCTTTACATCTTCTACTAATTTATCAAAagctttcttttctttaaccTAAAAAAGGCGTAGTACATAACAAGAACTTAATACATGTGTACTAacagaataaagaattaaaggTGTATTAGGCCCACTATCTTACCAACTTCTGGAGGTCATCATTTCCTCCAATATATTTGGCATTGAAGAATATCTGAGGTACGGTCTTTTTGCCTGTTCTTTCAAGCACATACTGTCTACATTGTGGAAAGATATCAAGACTTATATCAGTGTAAGGCAGAATGAATTGTTGAAGTGTATTCTT is a window of Tubulanus polymorphus chromosome 2, tnTubPoly1.2, whole genome shotgun sequence DNA encoding:
- the LOC141899601 gene encoding uncharacterized protein LOC141899601 translates to MKGRIVIYSIVGCPHCIAAKNTLQQFILPYTDISLDIFPQCRQYVLERTGKKTVPQIFFNAKYIGGNDDLQKLVKEKKAFDKLVEDVKNNTVPPDAPQIPDPSTAVSSHDPSDFICEPDEYARLVTELKQSGLIQDNRSGILTVHKNSFSGKKFVDWVVNTKNVERVTAIEMGQQLIDRHFGHNVHKEEIFQDSDVYYRLMEDDDSLALNSGSVSECKVSSAGELSENLRKLILLIYSKHLSKDGKTVDYKGIGKSPEFQKYVRLTQELQRLNMNSLSREETLAFFINVYNALVIHATVVKGPPVNLWQRWKFFNTVKYMIGGSEYSLQAIENGVLRGNRKGMGMISKPFGQNDPRLNIALDKADPKIHFALVCGAKSCPPIKTYSTQDVDNELQLATEAFLEGDEGVSIDISKSKVNLSKIFNWYKIDFGQNDEEMLEWICFHMSTGDKKLQLQELINKKNYKISYLHYDWSLNSK